AGCAAAGTCACACGTTAACAGTCAGCCGGCGAATTATCTGGAGTGATTCGAGAACTGTCCTATCGTGGATACAGTCAGATCAAAGGAAATACCgacagtttgtcgcctttcgtGTAGGCGAAATATTGGATGAGACGAAGGTGGAAGAATGGAGATGGGTCCCATCCCGCCTCAACGTAGCGGATGAAGCTACAAAATGGGGCAACGGACCCAGCTTTCAAAGAGAACAGCAGATGGTTTTGTGGTCCAGCATTTCTCTATGAGGAAGAATCAGAATGGCCTACGCAGGAGCTGCCAACACCGGATACAATGGAAGAACTGCGCCCGCTGCAAGCACATCATCGAGCTATTCTAGAACCCATAGTGGATTACGGAAGATTTTCCAATCTTCAACGGTTGATTAGAACCGTTGGGTATATTCGTCGTTTTGTTGCTGTGGCAAGGAAGAAATTTGTTGTCGAGGTTCCCGCTCCATACGTTTTGTCAAGTAACGAACTCCAGGAAGCGGAAACAATTCTATGGCGCTGCGTTCAAAGAGAAGCTTACCCCGAAGAATTACGTATTCTCTACAAGAATAAGCAGCTCGAACCCCATCTACAGCAGAAATTCGCTAAGGACAGCTCATTGCGCAAACTATGTCCCTTCATTGATGACTATGGGATAATACGATTGGACGGACGATTGAGAAACTCTTCTCATGCCTCATATGAGGCCAAATTTCCGGTGATTTTACCAAAAACCCACTACTACACCGAATTACTCGTTTTATGGTATCACCAACGGTTTGCGCACGGCAATAGTCAAACTGTACTCAACGAAGTTCGCCAAAAGTACCATATCCCAAGTCTCCGAGTCATCGTTCGAAAAATTGCAAAACGATGTTCGTGGTGTGCCGTTTACAAGGCTAGCCCAAGATTTCCTAAGATGGCACCTTTACCTGAGGCTCGCATAACCCCCTATGTTCGTGCATTTACGTTCATAGGTATCGATTACTGCGGACCCTTCTTGCTGCGTGTTCGAAGGTATGAAGTGAAAAAGTGGGTAATGTTAGTCACATGTCTCACTATCCGAGCCGTGCACCTAGAGGTAGTAGGAAGTCTATCCACTGAAGCATGTAAAATGGCTATACGGAGGTTCATAGCGAGAAGAGGAGCACCGCAGGAAATATATAGCGACCAGGGGACCAACTTCATCGGAGCAAGCAGAGAGCTGAAAGAAGAGATAGCGAGCATCAACAAGGATTTATCCGGAACATTCACTAATGCCGATACACAATGGCGCTTcaacccaccagctacgcctcACATGGGAGGGGCCTGGGAGCGCCTTGTGAGGTCGGTGAAGGCTGGattgaaaactatttcatcGGAAAGAAGACCAGACGAAGAAACCTTCTATACCTATTTAACGGAAGTGGAGTCCATTATCAATTCCCGCCCGTTAACACATGTACCACTGGAATGCGAAGCTGATGAGGCCATTACACCTAACCACTTCTTGTTATTAAGTTCCAGCGGCGTAGTACAGCCAGCACAGATGTTATTGGACGAGCGCAAAGCATTAAGGACCAATTGGAACCATATTAGACATCTGTTGGATCTATTTTGGTCCAAATGGATTAAGGAGTATCTGCCTCTAGTTAATTGTAGGTCCAAGTGGTTGTCGGAATCTAAGCCACTGCAAGTTGGCGATTTAGTGATGCTAGTGGACGCTGGTTTACGAAACAACTGGAAGCGTGGCAGGATTGTGAAGGTATACGGAGGAAAGGATGGAACAATACGGCGAGCAGATGTTCAGACTACCAACGGGACGATGCAGAGATCAGTAACAGGCTTAGTCGTGCTTGAGGTGATGAAGCACAGTATGGCTGATCAGGGTGGTCAGCAATACGGGTCGGGGAATGTTGAAGATCGGAATCACCTTGGCAACACTGATACCTAGCCAGGCTGAGCTCAACATCACCACCAGGGTAGAAGCGTCAAGATGACGGTTGACAATTGACATTGACATGCGTGACACAGAAATAGACTTAAGGGAAATGAGacgaaaacaataataaattataaaaaagaacATTGGATTAGTAAGACACGtgaagaataaaattaaatacagTGAATTATTTGGATTACACAATTTATTAAATAACACAATCATACGTTGTAAGTACACGACAAAGAAATACATGTAGGTGTAATAAATTACATGAAATTTGAGTTATATAGGACACATACGACGATTGTTAGTGTAACGAAACATTACCAGATTGACACGGACAAGTTTATAAATAAAAGGACTTAGAATTGTAAGTAGACGATTACGTATTATAACTACAGAAACACTCAATCAGGCTTAATTACAGCTTAAAGCATACTCCAGCACATAAACCGAGTTGCTAGATAGAGCGTCCGAAAGCCCGTGTCGATAACTGGCCACAACAATAACTCAATACCACATTTTTAACATCGTTAAcattaaaacatcgattcgtcaaatctgagaggcgagagcactcccacgcaatccaacaccaccaacaggtagccgaagtatttaggtagccgaagtataacatatatatgttagactacatatctacacatgtcttttaatcgaaataattagactttcatgttgccaatctaaaagaaaattaaatttcaaacccgaaaaatctaactattttcggctaaaatgtgttttaacattttaacaatcattttaaaattgacgcccttCACCCTTGCCGGGGTGATTTGCCAATGGggcgtgttggtgatgctttcttctgcaatattcatccaacggcaagcgactgaagcgaatgcagtgacgttttattttagtattacaaaaaaatcccgggatatagaacaaaaaatgtttccagttgGCAAACAGTCGAGTACTTCCcagtttgaagtcagaatccagcttaggctgctgtcacccaatcaataagctagcctttttaaaattattgttttaaatTGTATGATTGGTaagaatttattttttgctgatagcagcttcgttttgtcattgacattcaacCACTTTTCAACTAAAATTAACGAATTAGATCCGACCTTATAAAATCTGAAGATAATTCTACTATGGTTGCttttttcatatggagagcatttcACAGTGATGGTACGAAGGTTGAAttagaactaattaattttaatttgcttttgtatccaaaatccaaaagatccaaaattatttatcagatcactctttACAGGTCAACTATCCatgtacaaaatctgatagattactcgtgacagagctggtgttacctaaatcagcatacttgggccaataatgtataatactttatatcatactgattgcatacctaatattatacttaattaatttaataattatcAAACCTatacatttagtagtttgtcaataactcattccaaaggtTGAATTTCAAACGTGATGTCCACcatttctagtgcgaaggtttataCAACTCTGCCTCattgttgtttcttttgcactaataacaaaatgatagcgctagttgcagtaacttatactgactaataataactaattcagtataagttattacaaactagtgctttaaatcgattattagttaaattaaaacaacaaactgtagggcagagctgtcgaaaatgttcgcaccagaagtccaccataagacacgttttgaaatttaacctccgggatgagtcatcgacaaactaaatgatcgaactgagtttactacatgatccaaaaacatgcttggattgtagaaaagtttggatacattttccgttgacttgcaagaatggaacattttctccgaatccttccaaaactcagcttctcccacataatccgagtgatatttgaaaacttcaaacatatatgttatcactatgaatggggttccaattaattggtctagcgaagtccaagatttaggacttatgtatagcatgaattaattaactatcaaaaccTCACAGAAGAtatgcaagcgaaaaggtaGGAATATAGTAGGTtaatatttgtagaaaatcaaaaccatttactaaaataaattgttttatttacaaactaattgttagaaaagccatgttctacatatactgtgccaatatagaTTATTTGCTGTAACGgcaggaagaatgcattacagaggattcaaattAAACGTTGAAAGTGATGTTGCTTCCCTGCACATCAAAAcactatgaatattaggtgacatatctgaatgaattgacacaaaagcacatgacgtagactcaatcgtatatgtttttcaatgtcagatgatttaaatatgccacggaacctaaacacagcatccGGTGggttgccgcacgaatgcacaagcagccgatgatcagtgcaaattgcgtataacctgttatacttcgatcaccgcTCATCTAAGGagtaaagatagctgagggTAACGTTCTAGCCTCTCACTCAGAGAGTCTAAGTTCGACGCTCGTTCGATTCTCATTTTttcgaaaacatatttataaacaatttttctttctataactcaatactaaatttttaaaacgacttctctgcgtttaagattaaaacatcgatttgtcaaatctgagagccgagagcactcccacgcaatccaacaccagcagatagccgaaatcttcacctatatgttaggctacatatctacacatgttgtttaatcgaaataattagactttcatgttgccaatctaaaagtaaattaaatttcgaacccgaaaaatctaactattttcggctaaaatgtgttttaacgttttaacaatCATTTTGAAATTGACGCCTTATATCCCttaccgggtgaaataaaaaagcatcacccggcccccattttgtttactcgcttCCGTCAGGGCCAAAgcggtgtgttggtgatgcttccttttgcgatattcatccgacggcaagcgactgaagcgaatgcaatgccgttcgctcccgccgaaatgtgcttgcatagcgtcctcacgtacaccagctgcgctaccatacgctgattgaacgccacaaaaTAGCTGCCACGTGAGAAGTTCACTCGtatatagggtatgcgagcgcatgatagcaaaataatagaaaaatgggcctgattacatttagtaaagagaaacgttattaattattgaacagTTTTTCTTCGTTAGAGGTTACCCAAATAAACACTTATAGGATCATGCCTTCAGTGAAGACAATGGGTTCTTAATATTGTTCATCATTGCATTCCTCAACGTTTGCTTTACTTGAAGCAACACGTTGTAATTATGCCATTATAAatactaattgaaaacaataatttccccaacaaattggctttcctacctatatactgccgccgcaagcgtaactgttccatattttcttccatgcaaaatcaatattggacgattatgcttgcgacggcagtatagtggagttcattttacctccaagaaaatttagattaattatcaaggcgaaatgaatccaattcatttctagcaaattcaaagtttgtctatcagttaatgcattaaaactatcaatttagaaccactattgattttatcaaatatatttt
The nucleotide sequence above comes from Armigeres subalbatus isolate Guangzhou_Male chromosome 3, GZ_Asu_2, whole genome shotgun sequence. Encoded proteins:
- the LOC134224167 gene encoding uncharacterized protein LOC134224167, translated to MAPLPEARITPYVRAFTFIGIDYCGPFLLRVRRYEVKKWVMLVTCLTIRAVHLEVVGSLSTEACKMAIRRFIARRGAPQEIYSDQGTNFIGASRELKEEIASINKDLSGTFTNADTQWRFNPPATPHMGGAWERLVRSVKAGLKTISSERRPDEETFYTYLTEVESIINSRPLTHVPLECEADEAITPNHFLLLSSSGVVQPAQMLLDERKALRTNWNHIRHLLDLFWSKWIKEYLPLVNCRSKWLSESKPLQVGDLVMLVDAGLRNNWKRGRIVKVYGGKDGTIRRADVQTTNGTMQRSVTGLVVLEVMKHSMADQGGQQYGSGNVEDRNHLGNTDT